From bacterium, one genomic window encodes:
- a CDS encoding methyltransferase domain-containing protein: MDIDRFSFLDRPLEETLELDRLLAATEVPSDDVGLRFYLEVLGLEHLHYGLWDEADSLSLEGMRAAQKRYLDRLLGLIPDGAKRVLDVGSGAGGNARALKKLGYEVEGLSPDASHGERFRAATGFRFHKCRFEDFKSETPFDLVLMSESAQYVPLERLFPAVERVLEPTGSLLVSDYFPLVKDGSYIVKSGHLLADFFSAAEAAGFALEHEEDVTEQVAPTLDLACQLADRYLFPTLRLAFLRGGQKKPRLTRAVARFLRKRLRRVGARMENIDSRLFREKKRYLICRFSRAAGPG, translated from the coding sequence TTGGATATCGATCGTTTTTCATTCCTGGACCGGCCCCTGGAGGAGACTCTGGAGCTGGACCGGCTCCTCGCGGCGACCGAGGTGCCCAGCGACGACGTCGGCCTGCGCTTCTACCTCGAGGTCCTGGGGCTCGAACATCTTCACTATGGGCTTTGGGACGAAGCCGATTCGCTATCCCTGGAAGGAATGCGCGCCGCTCAGAAGCGTTACCTCGATCGCCTGCTCGGCTTGATTCCCGATGGCGCCAAGCGAGTCCTCGACGTCGGGAGCGGAGCGGGCGGCAACGCGCGCGCTCTGAAAAAGCTGGGCTACGAAGTCGAAGGCCTGAGCCCCGACGCCTCCCACGGGGAGAGGTTCCGGGCTGCGACCGGCTTCAGATTCCACAAGTGCCGCTTCGAAGACTTCAAGAGCGAAACGCCGTTCGATCTCGTGCTCATGAGTGAGTCCGCGCAGTACGTGCCGCTCGAGCGGCTCTTCCCGGCCGTCGAGCGCGTGCTCGAACCCACGGGCAGCCTATTGGTCAGTGACTACTTTCCGCTGGTCAAAGACGGCAGCTATATCGTCAAGAGTGGCCATCTCCTGGCCGACTTCTTCTCGGCCGCAGAGGCCGCGGGCTTCGCGCTGGAGCACGAGGAGGACGTCACCGAGCAGGTGGCGCCGACTCTCGATCTCGCCTGCCAGCTGGCCGATCGCTACCTCTTCCCCACCTTGCGACTGGCGTTCCTGCGCGGCGGTCAAAAGAAGCCTCGCTTGACCCGCGCGGTTGCGCGCTTCCTGCGCAAGCGCCTGCGGCGAGTCGGCGCCCGTATGGAGAACATCGATAGCCGCCTGTTTCGAGAAAAGAAGCGCTACTTGATCTGCCGCTTTTCGCGGGCGGCCGGGCCAGGCTAG
- a CDS encoding benzoate-CoA ligase family protein, whose amino-acid sequence MVFRPGERFNIADYFLDQRIQEGLGEAVAIRTDEGSMTYEEVLLLASRFGQALSRKGVRREERVLIALRDSPEYVGALFGILKLGAVVVMVNPDLEADNLAALLDYSRATCAVVDASVLDSFERAARKASRRPALLVVGGTPAGSESFEEVATGLDGNLTTAPTHPDDPAIWLFSGGTTGRPKAVVQTHRSFANTTECYAKKALGFSRDDITLSVPKLFFGYATGSNLLFPFAVGGSTVLFPEKPTAEILFEKIQRHRPTVLINVPTMINQMVSHAQAAERDFSSLRFATSAGEALPAPLYERWKETFGTELLDGLGTAEMWHIFVSNVPGAVKPGTLGRVVPGFEIKVCDDEGREVPDGEIGRLWVKGESRAIGYWQNVAKTAESFRGEWFVGGDLVQRDEAGYVTYCGRGDDVLKVGGKWLAPQEVESCLMRHPAVAECAVIGVCNEDGLTKPCAFVISTGPGDDLEEVLKSFVLDNLQPYKHPRRVFIVDSLPRTHLGKVDRGALKKLARE is encoded by the coding sequence ATGGTTTTCCGGCCCGGCGAACGGTTCAATATCGCGGACTACTTCCTCGATCAGCGAATTCAGGAGGGACTCGGCGAAGCCGTAGCCATACGTACCGACGAGGGCTCCATGACCTACGAGGAGGTGCTACTCCTCGCGAGTCGCTTCGGACAGGCTCTGAGCCGAAAAGGAGTCCGGCGGGAGGAACGAGTCCTGATCGCGCTGCGCGACTCGCCGGAGTACGTTGGAGCCCTGTTCGGCATTCTGAAGCTGGGCGCGGTGGTGGTCATGGTCAACCCCGATCTGGAGGCCGACAACCTGGCGGCCTTGCTCGACTACAGCCGCGCGACGTGTGCGGTGGTCGACGCTTCGGTGCTGGACTCGTTCGAGAGAGCGGCACGGAAGGCCAGTCGTCGCCCGGCCCTTCTCGTCGTCGGCGGGACCCCGGCCGGTTCGGAGTCCTTCGAGGAGGTGGCAACGGGTCTCGATGGCAACCTGACGACAGCGCCTACCCACCCCGACGACCCCGCAATCTGGCTCTTCTCCGGGGGCACGACGGGGCGGCCGAAGGCCGTCGTCCAGACTCACCGGTCCTTTGCAAACACCACCGAGTGCTACGCCAAGAAAGCGCTGGGATTTTCTCGGGACGACATCACACTCTCGGTACCCAAGCTCTTCTTCGGCTACGCGACCGGGTCGAACCTGCTGTTCCCGTTCGCGGTCGGCGGCTCGACCGTCTTGTTCCCCGAGAAGCCGACGGCCGAGATTCTGTTCGAGAAGATCCAGCGTCATCGCCCGACCGTGCTGATCAATGTGCCCACCATGATCAACCAGATGGTCAGTCATGCCCAAGCCGCCGAACGGGACTTCTCGTCGCTCCGATTTGCGACCTCTGCCGGTGAGGCCTTGCCGGCTCCGCTCTACGAGCGCTGGAAGGAGACCTTCGGCACCGAATTGCTGGACGGCCTGGGAACCGCGGAGATGTGGCACATCTTCGTCAGCAACGTCCCGGGAGCGGTCAAGCCCGGAACGCTCGGCCGGGTCGTGCCGGGCTTCGAGATCAAGGTCTGTGACGACGAAGGCCGGGAAGTTCCGGACGGCGAGATCGGCCGCCTCTGGGTGAAAGGCGAATCGCGTGCCATCGGCTACTGGCAGAACGTGGCCAAGACCGCGGAGTCGTTTCGAGGCGAATGGTTCGTGGGTGGCGATCTGGTGCAAAGAGACGAGGCCGGATACGTGACCTACTGCGGTCGCGGCGACGACGTGCTCAAGGTCGGTGGCAAGTGGCTCGCGCCGCAGGAAGTCGAGAGCTGCCTGATGCGACATCCCGCGGTGGCCGAGTGTGCGGTGATCGGGGTTTGCAATGAGGACGGGTTGACCAAGCCGTGTGCCTTCGTGATCAGCACCGGGCCGGGGGACGATCTCGAAGAGGTGCTCAAGAGCTTCGTGCTCGACAATCTGCAGCCCTATAAGCACCCACGCCGGGTCTTCATCGTCGACTCTCTACCCCGAACGCACCTCGGCAAGGTCGATCGGGGAGCCCTCAAGAAGCTCGCACGGGAGTAG
- a CDS encoding ABC transporter ATP-binding protein — MREAGQVVPTGFGEPAFVAHEVTKVYHMGEVEVHALRGVDLELWASELVVLLGPSGSGKSTLLNILGGLDVPTAGTVWYRDHELTAANETELTRYRREHVGFVFQFYNLIPSLTAVENVALVTDISEAPMDPAEALGLVELGDRKDHFPAQLSGGEQQRVAIARAIAKQPDVLLCDEPTGALDISTGVLVLDAIARVNRELGTTVAVITHNVAIAAMADRVLRLADGRIANEERNERRAEARELEW; from the coding sequence ATGAGAGAAGCGGGCCAGGTCGTGCCAACGGGCTTTGGTGAGCCCGCCTTCGTTGCCCACGAGGTGACCAAGGTCTACCACATGGGTGAGGTCGAGGTGCACGCGCTGCGAGGGGTGGACCTGGAGCTCTGGGCCTCCGAGCTGGTGGTCCTGCTGGGGCCTTCGGGCAGCGGCAAGTCGACCCTGCTCAACATTCTGGGGGGACTCGACGTCCCGACCGCGGGAACGGTCTGGTACCGGGACCACGAGCTGACCGCGGCGAACGAGACCGAGCTCACCCGCTACCGGCGCGAGCACGTCGGCTTCGTCTTTCAGTTCTACAACCTGATCCCGAGTCTGACCGCGGTCGAGAACGTCGCCCTGGTGACGGACATCTCGGAGGCGCCGATGGATCCGGCCGAAGCGTTGGGCTTGGTCGAGCTCGGCGATCGCAAAGATCACTTCCCGGCGCAGCTCTCCGGCGGCGAGCAGCAGCGAGTCGCGATCGCGCGGGCGATCGCCAAGCAGCCGGACGTTCTGCTTTGCGACGAGCCGACCGGCGCGCTGGATATCTCAACCGGCGTTCTGGTGCTCGACGCGATCGCGCGCGTCAATCGGGAGCTTGGCACCACAGTCGCCGTGATCACCCACAACGTCGCCATCGCCGCTATGGCGGACCGGGTGTTGCGGCTCGCCGACGGCCGAATCGCGAACGAGGAGCGCAACGAACGGCGGGCCGAGGCCCGCGAGCTCGAATGGTGA